A single window of Nicotiana sylvestris chromosome 3, ASM39365v2, whole genome shotgun sequence DNA harbors:
- the LOC138888094 gene encoding uncharacterized protein, whose product MVSLAYISVGERPLALDIRSLANLFVRLDVSELSRVLACTVARSSLLERICDRQYDDPHLCFLRDTLQHGGAKQVTLGDDGVLRLQGRVCVPNVDGLRELILEKAHSSKYSFHPGAAKMYQDLRQHHWWRRMKKDIVAYVAGCLNCQQVKYEHQRPGGLF is encoded by the coding sequence atggtcagtcttgcttatatttcggtcggtgagaggccgcttgctttggatattcGGTCTTTGGCCAATctgttcgtgaggttggatgtttctgagctcaGTCGTGTGTtggcttgcacggttgctcgttcttctttattggagcgtatctgtgatcggcagtatgatgatccccatttgtgtttCCTTAGAGACACGttgcagcatggaggtgccaagcaggttaccttaggtgatgatggagttttgagattgcagggtcgagtttgtgtgcctaatgtggatgggctccgagagttgattttagagaaggcccatagttccaAGTACTCttttcatccgggcgccgctaagatgtatcaggatttgcggcagcatcattggtggcggagaatgaagaaggatatcgtcgCATATGTGGCtgggtgtttgaattgtcagcaggttaagtacgagcatcagaggcctggtggtttattttag